The nucleotide sequence AGGCGTTTGGTCAGCACCTCATCGACGGGCAACTGGGCGATGAGCTTGTCGTTGGCGGCGACAAGCACTTCCATATCCTGCACCTGGGCCTTCTTGGTATCCAGCAGGTACTGGTTGTGGTATGCCTGATTGACAATCATCGGCAGCAGTACGGCAGAGCCGAACACTGTCACCGCCGGCACGGTCAGCATGAGAAAGCCGACCATGCGTCCCGACGCATGGAGCACCCGCCGCGCGGGGGGGCTATCGCTTGTTCCAGGTTGCAGCGCCATAGACCGCCTTGTCTTTGAGCGCCTCTTCGATTCGAAGCAGTTGGTTGTACTTGCAGACGCGATCGGTCCGGCAGGCGGACCCGGTCTTGATCTGCCCGGTGTTGCGGGCGACCGTCAAGTCGGCGATGGTCGTATCCTCCGTCTCGCCGCTGCGATGGCTGACGACGGCAGTCCATTGGTTGCTCATCGCCAGGTCGATTGCCGCCAGGGTCTCGGTGAGCGTCCCGATCTGGTTGAGCTTGATCAGGATGCTGTTGCCGCATTTTTCCTTCAGCCCGCGCTGGAGGAACTTGATGTTGGTCACGAACAGGTCGTCGCCGACGAGCTGGATCTTGTCGCCCATCTTGGCCGTCAGCTTCGCCCAGCCGGCCCAGTCGTCTTCGGCCAAGCCGTCCTCGATGCTGCGGATGGGGTACTTCGCGCACCATGACGACCAGATGTCGATCATTTCGTCGCTGGTGGCCACGCGCGACGGGTCGCTCTTGAAGAAGCAGTAGCCGGTCTTGCCGATCTCCTTGGCGGCGTTGGCCATCTCGCTGGCCGCCGGGTCCAGGGCGATCCAGATATCCTTGCCGGGCTTGTAGCCGGCCTTCTCGATGGCCTTGCAGATCAGCTCCGGGGCCTCGTCGTTACGCTTGAGGCTGGGGGCGTAGCCGCCCTCGTCGCCGACGGACGTGTTGTATCCGTTGTCCTTGAGCACTTTCTTGAGGGCGTGGAAGACTTCCGTCCCCATGCGCAGGCCTTCGGAGAAGCTCTTGGCGCCCCAGGGCTGAACCATGAACTCCTGGAAGTCGACCGTGCCGTCGGCGTGCTTTCCGCCGTTGAGGATGTTCATCATCGGCACCGGCAGGGTGACGGCCTTGTCGGAGCCGATGTACTGGAACAGCTCCTTGCCGGCGGCGTTGGCGGCCGCCCGGGCCACGGCCAGCGAAACGCCCAGCAGGGCGTTGGCGCCGAAGTTGCCCTTGGTGGGCGTTCCGTCGGCCTTGATCATCGCATTGTCGATGCCGGCCTGGTCGGTGGCGTCTTTGCCGACGACCAGGGTCTTGAGTTCTTTGTTCACATGGCCGACGGCCTTGAGGACGCCCTTGCCGAGGTAGACCTTCTTGTCGCCGTCGCGCAGCTCGACGGCCTCGTTCTCGCCGGTGCTGGCGCCGCTGGGAACGGCGGCGCGGCCCATGATTCCGCCATCGAGATAGACATCGACCTCGACCGTGGGATTGCCGCGGGAGTCGAGAATCTGTCGCCCAACTATGTTGCTGATCTTTGTAGACATCGACGCTTTCCTTCTTCCTTTATCGGTTCACGATTTCAAAGGCCCTTAGCCATTCACAGGTATCGCAATTTTCTACAGAGCCCCCACCGCCCGCAGCCATGCCTGGGTCATCAGGGCGTTGCCAGCGGGGCTTGGGTGTACACCGTCGCCGGCCCAGAAGGCTGGTTCGCGCTGCGTTGCCGCAGCGGCGAAGAGGCCGTCAAAGGGCACGAAGATCGCGCCAAACTCGCGGGCGAGCTTTCTGGCAGCATTGATCTTGGCATCGAGATCGAGCCGCCATTTCTCGCGGTCGGCAGGGCAGGGCAGCACGAACGGTTCGCACAGGATGAACTTGGCGCTGAGCTTGGCACGCGCGTCGGTCAGGATCGCGCGGTAGTCGACCTCGTACGCCTCTGCCGTGGTGGGGCTGTTGCTGTCAAACGCCCGCCACGTGTCGTTGATGCCGATCAGGATCGAAACCCAGTTGGGTTTCAGGTCGATGCAGTCCGCCTGCCAACGGGCCTTGAGATCGCACGCGCGATTACCACTGATCCCGCGGTTGAGGAACGTGATCTTCCTGGCCGGATAGGCCGCCGAAATCCACGCCGCGCACGCGGCCGCGTATCCGCCGCCGAGATTATTGTCGTCGGTGCGGCTGCGCCCCCAGTCGGTGATGCTGTCGCCCTGGAACAAAACACGATCATTGTCGTTGAAAACCAATGCCACGGCTGAACTCCTTTTCTTGGCGGATATTTTGCACAACCGCGCGACAATAACAAGCCCAAAAAGCTTTGCCACAGAGATCACAGAGGCCACGGAGAAAGAGGATGAAGGTCGCCATGGCGACACCGGTCGCGCGGGTGCCGTGGCGCGCAGGGCCGCAGGCCCGGAGAGCCACGATCCCCGAACTCAAGGCAGAGCGAAATGTCGCAAACTGCGCGTGGTCGTGGCTGTCGGGCCAAAGCCCTCCCGCCACGGCACCCGGCACTTCTTACTGGCTACTATTCTGCCGCAAGTAGTACGGCAGGTCTTCGGGCTTGACCGACTTCCACAGCCCGCGCCCGGCCGAGCGCGCCTGCCGCTGCAGCCGCGCGAACTCGGCTTTGAGGTGGTGGTCGAAACGCGGATCGGCGTAGGCGTAACCTTCCTCCACCAGCACGCGATTGAGCAGCCGCCCATCGGAGAGGTAGATCCACGCCAGCAGGCGGTCGTACTTGTCGCGAGGCTTCTTTGCCGGTTCGAGTTCCAGCCGCACGTACTGCCCCTGGATGAGTCGGCGCGTGAAGGCGGCGGCCTCGGGTCCAAAATGGGTTCCCGGCTTTGCTCCATGGACGATCTCGGGGGTGTCAACGCCCCAGAAACGAATGCGAGTGTGCGTCTGTGAGCGGGGCGGGTCGGGCGCCTCGATGTCGATCGTGTCGCCGTCAACGACTTTCGTGACGCGGAAGCTCTTGCCGCCGTACTGGGCGAAGTCGCCCTCAGGCGCTCTGCCGAAGAATCCCCCGCGGTCGGCGATGGCCAGCGCCGCCGCTATCGCCAGGGCGATCAGCGATGCCGCGGTCAGGCGGATCCGCCGCTGTCGGCGCCATCGCACCGAGACGGGCACCATCGGGTTGGGGAATCGTTTCACGCCGACAGTCTACAGAAAAGCCCAGGGATTGGAATCCCTGGGGCGTTGGGGGTTCATAATCGCGAGCCGCTATTTCTTCCGGGCGCGTTTGGCGGGTTTGCCCAGGTCGAAGGCGTCGTGGACGCTACGGAGGGCGTCGCGGCCTTGCTTCTGGCTGACGATCACCGAGATCTTGATCTCGCTGGTGGTGATGTTGTCGATGTTGATCTTGCCCTTGGCCAGGGCGGCGAACATCCGCTCGGCCACGCCGGTATGCACCCGCATGCCCACGCCGACGGCTGAGACCTTGGCCAGGTCTTTCTCGACGCTGTAGCGGCATTTCATCTTTGCAGCCAGCGCCGAGACCACTTTCTCGGCGTCGGCCAGGTCGCCCAGGTCGACGGTGAAGGAGATGTTGGCGGTGCCGGATTCGTTTTCGGTCTGGATAATGTCGTCGATGACCACTTTGCCCTGGGCCAGGGCGTGGAAGATCTGCGCGGCGCTGCCGGGGCGGTCGGTGACGTCCTTGAGCGACAGGCGGGCGATGTTTTCCTTCAGCGCCACGCCGCTGACGACAATGCGCTCCATGGATTGTGTTTCGGCCACGATCATCGTTCCTTTGCTGGTGTTGAGGCTGCTGCGAACGTGGATGGGCACGTCATATTTCTTGGCGAACTCGACGGCCCGGTTGTGCAAGACGTTGAAACCCTGGCTGGACAGCTCGAGCATTTCGTCGTAGCTGATGCGGTCGATCTTGCGGGCGTTGGGGACGATGCGCGGGTCGGCTGTGTACACGCCATCGACGTCGGTGTAGTTCTCGCAGACTTCGGCCTTGACCGCCGCCGCCACCGCCACCAGCGTGACGTTGCTGCCGCCGCGCCCGAGCGTGGTGACGTGCCCGTCGGCCGTGACGCCCTGGAACCCGGCGATAATCACGATCCTGCCGGCATCGAGCTGCGCGTGGATGCGCTTGGCGTCGATGCGGTGAATGCGGGCCTTGGTGTGCGCCTCGTCGGTGATCATGCCGATCTGCCCGGCCGTGAAGCTGATCGCCGGCGTGCCCATGTGCTCCAGCGCCATGGCCACCAGCGAGATGGTGACCTGCTCGCCGGTGGCGAGCAACTGGTCGCGTTCGCGTTTGGAGGGTTCGTCGCCGCGGCAGACCGCCTTGGCGAGTTCTTCCAGGCGGTCGGTCTCGTGTCCCATCGCCGAGACGACCATGATGACCTGGTAACCCTTCTTCTGCGCGTCGATGGCGCGCTGGGCCGCCGACCGGATCTTCTCCGGCGTGGCCACGCTCGTACCGCCGAATTTCATGACGATGATTGCCATATCAAGGCGGGAATATTAATGCCTTTGAGGCGGCGTGTAAAGAGGTGCCTTCTTTTGCCGTCAGCCCGAGGATATGAGTTTCTGGTCAACGGCGTCTCGTAATGCTTCCGCTGTCCTGAGAAGCGTGTTGGTGTGTTTGACCATGTCGGTTCTGTTGCGAATATTGCGAAGGCGGCCTTGCTGGCCAAAACCGACGATATCCAGTTCATGAATGATCTTGTTCCGAAGATTGAAGATAGCCTGTAAGGCGCTCTTGTCCATTCCAAGGCTTGAGCCTGAAAGACCGAGAGCTTCTGCAATATGGAAAAGCTCTGTAGCCGACTGGAGGCTGCCAGCGGTCAAAGTCTTGATGTATTCTTCAATCACCTGGGTCTGGTGTGAGGGAGCCGCGAGAATCCTTGCCAGGAAGTTCCTCGCGCCGCCAGACTCCAGTAAATCAGAATCATCTCGAATCTGGCGGGCGATGAACGTCTCGAGACCTGCAGCAACATTCGGATAATTCCGTACCAGCGTCGGTAGAGAGTCACGGATAAGTTGCTTGGCCATCGCGTCAACGCCAGCCGCAGCCATCACCAGCATCGCCCTGAGAAGATCCTGTTGTTCGTCAGTTGGTCTGCCAGGGCTCGTTCCCGCATCAAACGCCTTTAGCAGCGCCGATACAGAATCAAATGTTCGCTCGAGGATCAGAGACGCGTTGTTGCATTCCTCGGCGGATACAGGCATGGAGGACAGTATGTGTATAGCCGGCTTGGCCAAATGCTCTTGTCCTTAGGCCTTCTTCCCAACTGGCGGCCCGTATTGTTCCCGGATACGATCTTCGAGCTCACGGCGATTGCGGGGGTCGGATGCTTCGTAAACACAGACCCATAAGTTCTGGTTGGGGCATGCGGGACTCCACTGTGCTTTTCTGGCGACAATCTTAGACTCTCCAACATCAAGCACAGTCCAACTCCCACCAGGAGCAACACATATGACTACATAAAGCGCATTGGAATTATTGAAGGTTTCCTCGGCAAGTCGCGAGCATGCAAAGGCTTGGCCAACAATTTTCACTGGAACGGTTCTAGACATTCTCTCTTCTCCGGGTGTCCCACACCCTCTGACTGGCCAATCCTCTTGAAAGTGGGCGACCATGTCAAGAGTCTTCGTTACGACATTCTATACCTACCCTTCCTCGGCAACTTGGCGGCGCGCCGGGGGCAAACGCCTTACGGCGTCATTACTAGCGATGCGAACGGACTTCTATTGCCCCGCTGCGGCGCAATCTGGTACAAGACACGCTCTGCAGAAAGGACCGCCATGCCCGCTCGACCGAACGTCCTGTTCATCCTGGCCGACCAGCACAACGCCAAGGTCCTCTCGTGCAAGGGCCACCCGCATGCCAAGACGCCGTACCTGGACCGCCTGGCCGCCCAAGGCGTGCGGTTCGACAATGCCATCGTGCAGAACCCCATCTGCACGCCCAGCCGCGTGTGCTATATATCGGGCCAATACGCCCACAACCATGGCTACTACGGCCTGAGCGGGCCAAAGCCCAAGGGGCTGCCGACGATCTTCGGGCACTTCCGCCGCGGCGGTTATCGCACTGCCGCCATCGGCAAGATCCACTGCCCGGAATACTGGGTCGAGGATGACTGCGATGAATTCCACGACACCTGCGACACCAGCGTCGGCGGGCGGAGCAAGGAGTACGCCAAATACCTCGCCGATCGCGGCCTGACCGACAAGGAAGACCACGCGGCGATGCAGGAGTTCGGCGCCCGTGGCCGCCAGACCATCGAGGGCCGTCCCTCCATGGTCAGCTACGAAGACGGCCAGGAGGGCTGGTCGGTCCGCAAGGCGTGCGAGTTCATGGGCAAGGCGACGACCGAGGGAAAGCCGTTCTTCATGCACGTCTCGCTGCCCAAGCCTCACCAGTGCTACACGCCGGCGCGACAGTTCTGGGACCTGTACGACCAGGGCAAGCTCACCCTGCCGCCCAATGCGGATTACGACATGGAAGCGGCCGGCAAGGCCCCGCACCTGGTCGCCTCGGCCAAGCGATACCGCCAGGACCCATGGCAGCTCTTCGAGCCCAAGACGTTCGAGGCCGGGCGGCTGCGCAAGCTGCACGGATACCTGGGCAACGTCAGCCACGTCGACCACGCGGTGGGGGAACTGCTGGACTGGCTCGACAAGAGCGGCCTGGGCGAGGACACCATCGTCGTCTATGCGGCTGACCACGGCGACTACGCCTGCGAGCACGGCCAGCTCGAAAAGGCCCCGGGCATCTGCTCCGATGCCATCACGCGCGTGCCGATGATGTGGCGCTGGCCGGGGCGGTTCAAGACTGCCCACGTCGAGCGCGAGATCGTCGAGACGGTCGACGTTTCCGCAACCCTGTGCAGCCTGGCTGGCCTGGAGCCCTTCGAGACTTCTGACGGCAAAGATATTTCGCCGCTCCTGGCCGGGCAGAGCCGGTCCATGCACCGCGTTGGCGTGACGGAGTTCGCCCTGAGCAAGTCCATCCGCAAGGGCAAGTGGCGGATGGTGTTCTATCCGGAAGGGTTTTTCGATGAGGGATCGGGCGCCAAGATTGGGACAGTCCCAAACAACGGGACAGTCCCCATTTTCGGCGAGCTTTACGACCTCGACGCCGACCCCTGGGAAATGAAGAACCTCTACTTTGCCCCGCAGTGTCGCGACGTCGTGGCCGACATGACCCGCGAGCTGGCCGACTGGCTGGCCTCGACCACGCGAGTGGCCACGGTGCTGCCGATGGCCGTGTGGGACAGCGATCAGGCGACGACGCGCTACCAGAACACCGTCAACGCCGACGGGAAGATCTCGCCCGATCGCGTCGTTGAAGCAAAGAGGAAGTGGCCGAACTACATTTGACGCGCGACTGGTCTGCCGCATGTGGAGTGCGGCAGCCATAGCTGCCGCTTTAAGAGTTTCTGGGCCCCAACAACGTCCAAAGCGGCAGCTAAGGCTTCCTCGCTCCAAGACTACTGCCGCAGCAGGCGGTCTTCAATGGCGAAGGCAATAAACTTTGCGGCCGTCTCCAGCAGGAGGCATTCCTCCTGGAGGAAGGGGCCGTTGAATTGTTCGGGGCGCTGGGCGAGATAGAAGACCTCGATGCTGCCGCCCTTGCGGCCTTCGATCATCAGATCGGCCGAGATCGACCAGGGGGTTTCCTGGAAACGCGGGGTCCGCAGGTCCAGGGTATCGAGTCGGAGGCGCGAGCAGG is from Planctomycetaceae bacterium and encodes:
- a CDS encoding SGNH/GDSL hydrolase family protein, with translation MVFNDNDRVLFQGDSITDWGRSRTDDNNLGGGYAAACAAWISAAYPARKITFLNRGISGNRACDLKARWQADCIDLKPNWVSILIGINDTWRAFDSNSPTTAEAYEVDYRAILTDARAKLSAKFILCEPFVLPCPADREKWRLDLDAKINAARKLAREFGAIFVPFDGLFAAAATQREPAFWAGDGVHPSPAGNALMTQAWLRAVGAL
- a CDS encoding aspartate kinase; protein product: MAIIVMKFGGTSVATPEKIRSAAQRAIDAQKKGYQVIMVVSAMGHETDRLEELAKAVCRGDEPSKRERDQLLATGEQVTISLVAMALEHMGTPAISFTAGQIGMITDEAHTKARIHRIDAKRIHAQLDAGRIVIIAGFQGVTADGHVTTLGRGGSNVTLVAVAAAVKAEVCENYTDVDGVYTADPRIVPNARKIDRISYDEMLELSSQGFNVLHNRAVEFAKKYDVPIHVRSSLNTSKGTMIVAETQSMERIVVSGVALKENIARLSLKDVTDRPGSAAQIFHALAQGKVVIDDIIQTENESGTANISFTVDLGDLADAEKVVSALAAKMKCRYSVEKDLAKVSAVGVGMRVHTGVAERMFAALAKGKINIDNITTSEIKISVIVSQKQGRDALRSVHDAFDLGKPAKRARKK
- the eno gene encoding phosphopyruvate hydratase, with product MSTKISNIVGRQILDSRGNPTVEVDVYLDGGIMGRAAVPSGASTGENEAVELRDGDKKVYLGKGVLKAVGHVNKELKTLVVGKDATDQAGIDNAMIKADGTPTKGNFGANALLGVSLAVARAAANAAGKELFQYIGSDKAVTLPVPMMNILNGGKHADGTVDFQEFMVQPWGAKSFSEGLRMGTEVFHALKKVLKDNGYNTSVGDEGGYAPSLKRNDEAPELICKAIEKAGYKPGKDIWIALDPAASEMANAAKEIGKTGYCFFKSDPSRVATSDEMIDIWSSWCAKYPIRSIEDGLAEDDWAGWAKLTAKMGDKIQLVGDDLFVTNIKFLQRGLKEKCGNSILIKLNQIGTLTETLAAIDLAMSNQWTAVVSHRSGETEDTTIADLTVARNTGQIKTGSACRTDRVCKYNQLLRIEEALKDKAVYGAATWNKR
- a CDS encoding sulfatase-like hydrolase/transferase, which encodes MPARPNVLFILADQHNAKVLSCKGHPHAKTPYLDRLAAQGVRFDNAIVQNPICTPSRVCYISGQYAHNHGYYGLSGPKPKGLPTIFGHFRRGGYRTAAIGKIHCPEYWVEDDCDEFHDTCDTSVGGRSKEYAKYLADRGLTDKEDHAAMQEFGARGRQTIEGRPSMVSYEDGQEGWSVRKACEFMGKATTEGKPFFMHVSLPKPHQCYTPARQFWDLYDQGKLTLPPNADYDMEAAGKAPHLVASAKRYRQDPWQLFEPKTFEAGRLRKLHGYLGNVSHVDHAVGELLDWLDKSGLGEDTIVVYAADHGDYACEHGQLEKAPGICSDAITRVPMMWRWPGRFKTAHVEREIVETVDVSATLCSLAGLEPFETSDGKDISPLLAGQSRSMHRVGVTEFALSKSIRKGKWRMVFYPEGFFDEGSGAKIGTVPNNGTVPIFGELYDLDADPWEMKNLYFAPQCRDVVADMTRELADWLASTTRVATVLPMAVWDSDQATTRYQNTVNADGKISPDRVVEAKRKWPNYI
- a CDS encoding thermonuclease family protein, which produces MKRFPNPMVPVSVRWRRQRRIRLTAASLIALAIAAALAIADRGGFFGRAPEGDFAQYGGKSFRVTKVVDGDTIDIEAPDPPRSQTHTRIRFWGVDTPEIVHGAKPGTHFGPEAAAFTRRLIQGQYVRLELEPAKKPRDKYDRLLAWIYLSDGRLLNRVLVEEGYAYADPRFDHHLKAEFARLQRQARSAGRGLWKSVKPEDLPYYLRQNSSQ